In Haemophilus parainfluenzae, the sequence CTAAAGGCCAAATTTAATCTCTATTAACAACCAAAAGGAAACATTTATGGATATCAACAGCATTTTAAATCAAGTTTTAAATGTCGCTAAAAACTCTGCAAGCAAACTTGAAACCGGCAACCAAACTATCGACTCTATTACAAAAGTAGGTGGTGGTGCAGCGTTAGGCGGTATCTTATCGATGATTTTAGGCCGTAGCGGTGGTGCAAGCTTAGCAAAATTAGGCTCACTTGCCGTTTTAGGTAACCTTGCTTATCAAGCTTACCAAAACTATCAAAAATCCCAACAAAGCAGCCAACCAAACATCTCAGAAAATGCGTTTGATGTATTAAATTCATCAAGCCATGTTGATGCGGGTGAATTAATTTTACGCACCATGATCGCCGCAGCGGCAGCAGATGGTGAAATTACTGAAGATGAAAAACAAACTATTGCAAACGAAGCAGGTAACAACCCTGAATTAGCACAATGGCTTGCACAAGAAATCCAAAATCCAATTTCTATCAATGAAATTGCACGTCTTGTAGGTAACGATACTGCACTTGCAAGCAATGTGTACTTAGCGGCTCGTTTAGTAAGCAAAGATTTATCTCGCAAAGAAATCATTTTCTTAGCAGACTTAGCAAAAGCGTTAGGCTTAGACGATGCACTTGTGGAACAATTAGAAAAACAAGCAGGCTTCTAATTTTATGCAAAGAAAACATCATGTTTTCTGACCGCACTTTTCATTCAAAAACACGATAATGTTTGTTATCGTGTTTTTTTCATTGGTTTTTTCGCGAAAACCTAACCAAAGGCGAAAAATTCCGCTACAATGCTGAACTTCAGTGTTTATAAAATTATTCAATAATCATAAAAACGGGAAGCAACATGACAGGCGCACAACTCATTATCCAATGTTTAAAAGCGCATGGCGTAACCGATCTTTTCGGCTACCCAGGCGGGGCAATCATGCCAACCTATGATGCCATCTATGACTCAGGTCTTGACCATCTCCTTTGTCGTAATGAACAAGGTGCTGCAATAGCCGCGATTGGTTATGCGCGCTCTACAGGCAAAGTCGGCGTTTGTGTGGCAACCTCTGGTCCGGGTGCAACCAATTTAATTACCGGTTTAGGCGATGCCTTTGCTGATTCTGTGCCAATCGTGGCATTTACTGGTCAAGTGGCTGCCCCTCTTATCGGTACCGATGCTTTCCAAGAAGCCGATGTTTTAGGTTTATCTCTTGCTTGCACCAAACACAGCTACATTGTGCAATCCATTGAAGAACTCCCCGAAATTATTGCCTCTGCTTTCCAAATTGCACAAACTGGCAGACCTGGCCCTGTGTTAATTGATGTGCCTCGTAACATCCAAGTTGGCGATGTACCAGAACATATCAAACCCATTGTAAAACCTGTCGTAAAACCGACCGTACTTTCAGAATTAAAATTAGCGGAAGCAAAAGCGTTATTGTCTCAAGCGAAAAAACCCGTGCTTTATGTTGGTGGTGGCGTAGGTATGGCAAACGCAACACAAGCGGTCAGAAAATTCCTACAAATTACCAAAATGCCGTCTGTTTCGACATTAAAAGGTTTAGGCTCAATTGACCCGACA encodes:
- a CDS encoding tellurite resistance TerB family protein, with protein sequence MDINSILNQVLNVAKNSASKLETGNQTIDSITKVGGGAALGGILSMILGRSGGASLAKLGSLAVLGNLAYQAYQNYQKSQQSSQPNISENAFDVLNSSSHVDAGELILRTMIAAAAADGEITEDEKQTIANEAGNNPELAQWLAQEIQNPISINEIARLVGNDTALASNVYLAARLVSKDLSRKEIIFLADLAKALGLDDALVEQLEKQAGF